A region of Nitrospirota bacterium DNA encodes the following proteins:
- a CDS encoding restriction endonuclease subunit S, whose amino-acid sequence MIANLKPYAEYRASGTDWLGQVPKHWVVRRMKYLLREKDLRSTGGKEQLLRVSQYTGVTKRLSVNGIDEPDTRAESLVGYKVVQPDELVINIMLAWNGSLGISRYVGIASPAYCVYRFGQEAHPWYFHHLLRSPIYKGRIKAVSTGVVESRLRLYSDDLYRLESLLPPLDEQVTIVRFLNHANRRLDRTIRAKRKVIALLNEQKQAIIHRAVTRGLDLTVPLKPSGIPWLGDIPEHWESRRVKQTSRILRGKFSHRPRNDQSLYDGIYPFIQTGAVAQAKKFIASYTQTLNEKGLAVSKLFPKGTLVMTIAANIGNVAVLTFDACFPDSIVGFVPFKEINQDYLYSVFLCMKPDLLREAPVNTQGNLNVERIGAMGIPLPPIDEQCVIVRYIEETTVPLTAAISRTEREIARLREYRTRLIADVVTGKLDVREAAKKLPAEVEQETLPEGFDEVEGADEMEEIVE is encoded by the coding sequence ATGATCGCCAATCTCAAACCCTATGCTGAATATAGGGCGTCGGGCACGGATTGGCTGGGTCAGGTGCCGAAGCATTGGGTAGTGAGACGAATGAAATATCTCCTTCGCGAGAAGGATTTGCGATCAACCGGCGGTAAAGAACAATTGCTCCGAGTTTCTCAATATACGGGTGTTACCAAGCGTCTCAGTGTTAACGGAATAGACGAACCAGATACGCGAGCAGAATCCCTTGTCGGCTACAAAGTTGTGCAGCCAGACGAATTGGTCATCAACATAATGCTGGCATGGAACGGAAGCCTCGGTATATCACGCTATGTGGGCATTGCAAGTCCTGCGTACTGCGTCTATCGCTTTGGGCAGGAGGCTCACCCGTGGTATTTCCATCATCTTCTAAGATCGCCGATCTATAAGGGTCGCATCAAGGCTGTTTCAACCGGTGTGGTTGAGAGCCGTCTTCGTCTCTACTCCGACGATCTTTACCGGCTTGAATCACTTCTGCCACCCCTCGACGAGCAAGTCACAATCGTGCGGTTTCTCAACCACGCAAATCGTCGGCTTGATCGTACCATTAGAGCGAAACGGAAGGTGATCGCGCTGCTGAATGAGCAGAAGCAGGCCATTATCCACCGCGCCGTCACCCGTGGCCTTGATCTAACCGTCCCACTTAAACCCTCTGGCATTCCCTGGCTTGGGGATATACCTGAGCATTGGGAATCAAGGCGAGTAAAGCAAACATCAAGGATTCTTCGCGGTAAGTTCTCTCACCGACCTCGTAATGACCAGTCGCTTTATGACGGTATTTATCCATTTATTCAAACAGGAGCGGTGGCGCAAGCAAAGAAGTTTATTGCCAGCTACACTCAGACACTTAACGAAAAAGGCTTGGCCGTGAGCAAACTCTTTCCAAAAGGCACGCTGGTAATGACGATAGCAGCTAATATCGGAAACGTGGCGGTTTTGACTTTTGATGCGTGTTTTCCAGACTCCATTGTCGGATTTGTGCCCTTTAAGGAAATCAACCAGGATTATCTCTATTCGGTTTTCCTCTGTATGAAACCAGACCTGCTTAGGGAGGCACCTGTGAACACCCAAGGCAACTTGAATGTGGAACGTATCGGTGCAATGGGAATTCCTCTGCCGCCAATTGATGAACAATGCGTTATCGTCCGTTATATTGAAGAGACAACAGTTCCTCTCACCGCCGCCATCTCCCGTACCGAGCGAGAAATCGCCCGCCTCCGCGAGTACCGCACCCGGCTGATCGCCGATGTTGTGACGGGCAAACTGGATGTGCGTGAAGCGGCGAAGAAGCTGCCAGCGGAAGTTGAGCAAGAGACTCTCCCCGAAGGATTTGATGAGGTTGAAGGCGCCGATGAAATGGAGGAGATAGTCGAGTGA
- a CDS encoding putative DNA binding domain-containing protein produces MTTDRTPEYLISLVHELCKLPRETEWVEFKRNDAEPEDIGEYQSALANSAALCGKAFAYLVWGIEDSSHDIVGTTFSPSAAKIGNEELENWLLRLLSPKIHFRFFEFEVNGASIVLLEVGRAFRHPVQFKGQEFIRVGSYKKRLKEFAEKERALWRIFDQTPFEKLVATEELPTEEVLKLLDYSIYFDLLKIPLPEARAGILQALAADELIVRTDSGKWNITNLGAILLAKKLGDFHSLKRKAVRVIVYKGNSRVETIREQEGTKGYATGFERLIGFINGLIPTNEVIEQALRKTVPMYPELAVRELVVNALIHQDFFITGSGPMVEIFGDRMEISNPGKPLVETERFLDTPPRSRNEALASFMRRIGVCEERGSGVDKVVFQTEYYQLPAPAFEVVDDNTKAVLFAHRPLAKMDKADRVRACYLHACLRYVNRDYMTNTSVRGRFGIEPSNKAMASRYIREALEANAIRPYDEDAAPKLRKYVPYWV; encoded by the coding sequence ATGACTACAGACCGCACGCCTGAGTATCTGATCAGCCTTGTTCATGAACTGTGCAAGCTTCCCAGAGAAACAGAATGGGTGGAGTTCAAGCGGAATGACGCTGAACCAGAGGATATCGGCGAGTATCAATCGGCACTGGCTAATTCCGCTGCGTTATGCGGGAAAGCTTTTGCTTATCTCGTTTGGGGCATTGAAGACAGTTCTCATGACATTGTCGGCACAACCTTTTCTCCCTCCGCAGCGAAGATCGGCAATGAAGAACTTGAGAACTGGTTGTTAAGGCTGTTGTCGCCGAAGATCCACTTTCGCTTTTTCGAGTTTGAAGTTAATGGGGCTTCAATTGTATTGCTTGAAGTCGGGCGAGCCTTCAGACATCCCGTCCAATTTAAGGGCCAGGAGTTTATTCGGGTCGGCTCTTATAAGAAGAGGCTGAAAGAGTTTGCAGAAAAAGAGCGTGCATTGTGGCGCATCTTCGACCAAACACCCTTTGAAAAACTTGTGGCTACTGAGGAACTTCCAACCGAGGAAGTGCTTAAGTTGCTGGACTATTCCATATACTTTGATCTCTTGAAAATCCCGCTTCCTGAAGCGCGCGCTGGCATCCTCCAGGCACTGGCTGCTGACGAGCTGATTGTCCGAACAGACAGTGGCAAGTGGAACATTACGAATCTGGGAGCCATTCTTCTGGCAAAAAAACTGGGGGATTTCCATTCCCTCAAGCGCAAGGCTGTGAGGGTCATTGTTTATAAGGGCAACAGCCGTGTAGAGACTATTCGCGAACAGGAAGGCACAAAAGGATATGCAACTGGCTTTGAGAGGCTAATCGGGTTCATCAACGGTCTGATACCGACCAATGAGGTCATCGAACAGGCCCTCCGGAAAACTGTGCCCATGTATCCCGAGCTTGCCGTAAGAGAATTGGTTGTGAATGCTTTAATTCATCAAGATTTTTTCATCACCGGAAGTGGACCGATGGTGGAGATTTTCGGTGACAGAATGGAGATATCCAATCCAGGCAAACCACTTGTTGAAACTGAAAGATTTCTCGACACGCCGCCGCGCTCCCGTAATGAGGCTCTCGCTTCCTTCATGCGGCGCATCGGTGTTTGCGAAGAACGTGGAAGTGGAGTTGATAAAGTGGTATTTCAGACAGAGTATTACCAGCTTCCAGCACCTGCTTTCGAGGTGGTTGACGATAATACTAAAGCAGTGCTATTTGCTCATAGGCCCTTGGCAAAAATGGACAAGGCGGACCGCGTCCGTGCTTGTTATCTTCATGCTTGCCTTCGGTATGTAAATAGGGATTACATGACCAACACGTCGGTTCGGGGTCGTTTCGGCATTGAGCCCTCGAATAAAGCCATGGCCTCACGATATATTAGAGAGGCCTTGGAGGCAAATGCAATAAGACCCTATGACGAAGATGCCGCACCAAAGTTGAGGAAATATGTTCCTTACTGGGTGTAG
- a CDS encoding transcriptional regulator: protein MKLKIIKAEADYKAALTRIEEIFDAVPNTPEGTELELLATLVEGYEAWAFPIDLPEIDAGTENAKT from the coding sequence ATGAAACTTAAAATTATAAAAGCTGAGGCTGATTATAAGGCAGCGCTGACTCGTATTGAAGAGATTTTCGATGCCGTTCCCAATACACCGGAAGGCACCGAGCTTGAGCTGCTCGCTACTTTGGTGGAAGGTTACGAGGCCTGGGCATTTCCAATTGACTTGCCGGAGATAGATGCAGGAACTGAGAACGCAAAGACATGA
- a CDS encoding type I restriction endonuclease subunit R, whose translation MNTDTSEKGLETLIMRYMTGTDGLAPEADVEKAAEPHIPAAGSGWFAGDAGSYDRAHALDPVQLFAFLKDTQPDEFQKLGFGNYKDTKDIARLKFFARLSGEIAKRGVIDVLRHGIRHGALSFDLFYGTPSPGNDKAALLFSANRFSISRQLRYSLDETRRALDLCLFINGLPIATFELKNSLTKQTVEDAIEQYRRDRDPREKLFEFGRCIVHLALDDHEVRMCTHLKGRGSWFLPLNQGWNDGAGNPPNPDGLKTDYLWKKILTPQGITDIIENYAQIVEEKNEKTGKKRLKQVFPRYHQLDVVRKLLADVAERGAGKRYLVQHSAGSGKSNSIAWLAHQLIGLRKDEKNIFDSVIVITDRRILDKQIKDTIKGFMQVASTVGHAARSGDLRNFIESGKKIIISTVQKFPFILDEIGDEHRGRSFAIIIDEAHSSQGGKTSAALSEVLSDPEDTINDALEKRMAARKMLPNASYFAFTATPKNKTLEMFGEPGPGEEGKIKHHPFHSYTMKQAIQEGFILDVLKSYTPVDSYYKLVKTVEADPEFDTKRAKKKLRRYVESHAHAIRLKAEIMVDHFHEQIIGMNKIGGQARAMVVCSGVERAIQYFHAFREYLQERKSPYQAIVAFSGEHEYGGAKVSEASLNGFSSNDITDKIQEDPYRFLICADKFQTGYDEPLLHTMYVDKILSGIKAVQTLSRLNRALGNIKRDVFVLDFMNDTKTITEAFADYYRTTVLSEETDPNKLHDLKMVLDSYQVYAPDQIEKLVSLYLEGADRDKLDPILDICVAVYKERLDEDGQVEFKGNAKAFTRTYDFLASILPYNNAGWEKLSIFLTFLIPKLPAPKDEDLSRGILASIDMDSYRTEKKAAMKIVLPDENAEINPMPVDEGRKKSEPEMDRLSNILKVFNEQFGTLFTDGDRIIRRITEDIAPKVAGDQPYQNAKKNTPNAARIELDAALMRVVGPLLKDDTEFYKQFVQNDSFKRFVTDMVVSLTAG comes from the coding sequence CTGAACACCGACACCAGCGAAAAAGGCCTCGAAACTCTGATCATGCGTTACATGACCGGGACCGATGGCTTGGCGCCGGAGGCTGATGTCGAAAAGGCAGCTGAGCCTCATATTCCTGCCGCTGGCAGCGGTTGGTTTGCAGGGGATGCCGGCTCCTACGATCGGGCTCACGCGCTTGATCCGGTACAACTCTTTGCCTTTCTTAAGGATACCCAACCTGATGAGTTCCAAAAACTCGGTTTCGGAAATTACAAAGACACAAAGGATATTGCACGTCTGAAGTTTTTCGCTCGTTTAAGCGGTGAGATTGCCAAGCGCGGAGTGATTGACGTGCTGCGGCACGGCATCAGACATGGGGCGCTTTCTTTTGACCTGTTTTATGGCACACCGTCGCCGGGCAATGACAAGGCGGCTCTGTTATTCTCTGCCAACCGATTTAGTATTTCCCGCCAGCTTCGCTATAGCCTTGACGAAACACGCCGGGCATTGGACCTGTGCCTGTTTATCAATGGCCTGCCCATCGCCACTTTCGAGTTGAAAAATAGCCTGACAAAGCAGACAGTTGAGGATGCCATCGAGCAATACCGACGTGATCGCGATCCGAGAGAAAAGCTGTTTGAGTTCGGGCGCTGCATAGTGCATCTCGCTTTGGATGATCACGAGGTACGGATGTGCACACATCTTAAGGGCAGGGGTTCGTGGTTCCTTCCGCTCAACCAAGGGTGGAACGACGGTGCGGGTAATCCTCCTAACCCGGATGGGTTAAAGACTGATTATCTGTGGAAGAAGATTCTGACCCCGCAAGGTATCACCGACATCATAGAAAACTATGCCCAGATTGTTGAAGAGAAGAACGAGAAGACAGGGAAAAAGAGGTTAAAGCAGGTTTTTCCACGATATCACCAGCTCGACGTGGTGCGCAAACTTTTAGCCGATGTAGCGGAACGAGGCGCCGGAAAGCGGTATCTCGTCCAGCATTCTGCCGGGAGTGGAAAGTCGAACTCTATCGCATGGCTTGCACATCAGCTTATTGGGTTACGCAAGGATGAGAAAAATATATTTGACTCGGTGATAGTCATTACCGACCGGCGAATCCTGGATAAGCAGATCAAGGACACGATCAAGGGGTTTATGCAGGTTGCGTCCACTGTTGGACACGCCGCTCGGTCTGGCGACCTGAGGAATTTTATTGAGAGCGGCAAGAAGATTATCATCAGCACAGTGCAGAAGTTCCCCTTTATCCTTGATGAGATCGGGGACGAACATCGGGGCCGAAGCTTTGCCATCATTATTGACGAAGCCCATTCCAGTCAGGGGGGCAAGACATCTGCGGCTCTGAGTGAGGTGCTGTCCGATCCGGAAGACACGATCAACGATGCATTGGAAAAACGCATGGCAGCGCGCAAGATGCTCCCTAATGCGAGCTACTTTGCCTTCACCGCCACGCCCAAGAACAAGACTCTGGAGATGTTCGGCGAGCCCGGTCCGGGCGAGGAAGGCAAGATCAAGCATCATCCCTTCCACAGCTACACTATGAAGCAGGCGATACAGGAGGGGTTCATTCTCGATGTACTCAAAAGCTATACCCCAGTCGACAGTTATTACAAGCTGGTAAAAACCGTCGAGGCTGACCCGGAGTTTGATACAAAGAGGGCGAAAAAGAAGCTGCGTCGGTATGTGGAGAGTCACGCTCACGCTATCCGCTTGAAAGCCGAAATCATGGTAGACCATTTTCATGAACAGATAATCGGCATGAATAAAATCGGCGGTCAGGCACGGGCAATGGTAGTATGCAGCGGTGTCGAACGGGCCATCCAGTATTTCCATGCCTTCCGCGAGTATCTCCAGGAACGGAAAAGCCCCTATCAGGCCATCGTCGCCTTTTCCGGAGAGCATGAATACGGCGGAGCGAAGGTCAGCGAGGCATCGCTAAATGGCTTTTCGAGTAATGATATAACGGATAAGATTCAGGAAGATCCGTATCGCTTCCTCATCTGTGCGGATAAGTTCCAGACCGGATATGATGAGCCTTTGCTCCACACAATGTATGTGGACAAGATATTGTCCGGCATCAAGGCCGTGCAGACTCTCTCTCGACTGAATCGTGCGCTTGGGAATATTAAGCGCGACGTATTTGTTCTGGATTTTATGAACGACACAAAGACTATTACAGAGGCCTTTGCAGACTATTATCGGACTACCGTTCTCAGCGAGGAGACAGATCCAAACAAACTCCACGACTTAAAGATGGTGCTGGATAGCTATCAGGTCTATGCCCCTGATCAGATCGAAAAGCTTGTATCACTTTACCTTGAGGGGGCTGACAGGGATAAGCTGGACCCAATTCTCGACATATGTGTGGCGGTTTACAAAGAGCGACTCGACGAGGATGGGCAGGTGGAGTTCAAGGGCAACGCCAAGGCCTTTACCCGTACATATGACTTCCTTGCGTCGATTCTTCCATACAACAACGCAGGGTGGGAAAAACTCTCTATATTCCTGACATTTCTCATACCGAAACTGCCTGCGCCCAAGGACGAAGACCTTTCCAGGGGAATCCTCGCATCTATCGACATGGACAGCTACAGAACCGAGAAGAAGGCTGCCATGAAAATTGTACTCCCTGACGAGAACGCAGAGATCAACCCTATGCCGGTTGACGAAGGTCGCAAAAAATCTGAGCCTGAAATGGACCGGCTAAGCAATATCCTCAAGGTGTTCAATGAACAATTCGGAACTCTCTTTACCGACGGCGATCGTATTATCCGCCGGATCACCGAAGACATTGCTCCAAAAGTAGCAGGAGATCAACCCTATCAAAATGCAAAGAAGAACACGCCGAACGCTGCTCGAATTGAGTTGGACGCTGCCCTAATGCGCGTGGTCGGCCCTTTGCTGAAAGACGACACTGAATTCTACAAGCAGTTTGTTCAGAACGATTCATTCAAGAGATTTGTGACTGATATGGTTGTTAGTCTGACAGCAGGATAG
- a CDS encoding GntR family transcriptional regulator gives MLHDATHALQNKTVDRFNQEKLYIQLTRILLDQISSGNWKLNDRIPSEDELSKTYHISKITVRQAINNLTSDGYLMKIQGKGTFVTSVMPVVGLAMRTRFTEEMFGEEVQVTKELLYKGTIDPPSEVKAYLRTGDPIYQFLCRRIVNSNPAYLDESYVPYPMLPGIEGIDIINASLYAILQEKAVMKIFKMIQTVEILNVDESSAKYLDIQPGVPALAVHRLLLSSDSTPVGYTRFIGRSDRYKFQTEFERIR, from the coding sequence ATGTTACACGATGCAACGCATGCGTTACAAAATAAAACAGTTGACCGCTTCAACCAGGAGAAGCTTTATATCCAGCTCACGAGAATACTCCTTGACCAGATCAGCTCAGGCAACTGGAAGCTCAACGACAGGATACCTTCAGAGGATGAGCTCAGCAAAACCTATCATATCAGCAAGATCACCGTTCGTCAGGCTATAAATAATCTCACGTCAGACGGTTATCTGATGAAGATCCAGGGCAAGGGCACCTTTGTTACCAGCGTTATGCCTGTCGTCGGTCTTGCCATGAGGACCCGATTCACAGAAGAGATGTTCGGCGAAGAGGTGCAGGTCACGAAAGAGCTGCTCTATAAAGGCACTATTGACCCTCCTTCAGAGGTCAAGGCATATCTAAGAACCGGCGACCCTATATACCAATTTCTCTGCAGACGTATTGTGAACAGCAATCCTGCGTATCTGGATGAGTCATATGTTCCGTATCCCATGCTTCCGGGCATAGAAGGCATTGACATCATCAATGCCTCGCTCTACGCCATCCTGCAGGAAAAGGCGGTCATGAAGATCTTCAAGATGATCCAAACCGTCGAAATCCTGAATGTTGACGAAAGCTCAGCAAAATATCTTGATATTCAACCGGGCGTCCCTGCGCTTGCAGTCCACAGACTCCTGCTCAGCTCAGACAGTACGCCGGTTGGGTACACCCGCTTCATCGGCCGCAGCGACAGATACAAGTTTCAGACAGAATTTGAAAGGATAAGATAA
- a CDS encoding SAM-dependent DNA methyltransferase, with amino-acid sequence MDQAAHNKIVSFIWGIADDVLRDLFKRGKYPDVILPMCVLRRLDAVLEPTKKAVLETKEMLDKAGITEQRAALCQAAGQAFYNTSKFTLRDLQSRGSQQQLKADFEAYLDGFSPNVQDILENFKFRNQISTLSKSDSLGTLIEKFLDPDINLSPNPVLNNDGSVKQPVMDNHSMGTVFEELVRKFNEENNEEAGEHWTPRDAVKLMANLIFLPIADKIQSGSYLFYDGVCGTGGMLTEGEETFQSLAVKHGKQVITHLYGQEINPETYAICKADMLLKGEGENADHIIGGAEWSTLSHDAFPAQEFDFMLSNPPYGKSWKKDLEAMGGKDGMRDPRFKITHADEPDYSLVTRSSDGQMLFLANMVSKMNHRTLLGSRIAEVHNGSSLFTGDAGQGESNIRRWIIENDWLEAIVALPLNLFYNTGIATYIWVLTNRKPEHRKGKVQLIDATQWFKPLRKNLGKKNCELSEEDIKRICDTYLTFEETEQSKLFPNEHFGYWKVVVERPLRLHSQLTVKAIESLRFASGDEEIRSQLYDEFGDALFEDFARVEEALSKRLADWGAGDEEDDAEDGATMTKGIPEKKKKRLIDAKTWERDARLVQIATDLRQELGGDLFEDHNVFRKVVETALKNRGQKVSASDLKIILRAVSWRVEAAPPVITKVHKPGKIKANPLHGRYESKSDGKKCIVEYEPDSDLRDTEQIPLIEPGGIEAFIRREVLPYTPDAWIKEDATKIGYEISFARHFYKPQPLRTLDEIRADILAVEQEAEGLLDELLKGATK; translated from the coding sequence ATGGACCAGGCCGCACATAACAAGATCGTTTCCTTCATATGGGGCATTGCTGACGATGTCCTCCGCGACCTGTTCAAGCGTGGCAAATACCCCGACGTTATTTTACCGATGTGTGTCCTTCGCAGGCTCGATGCAGTGCTGGAGCCAACGAAAAAAGCTGTGCTCGAAACAAAGGAGATGCTCGACAAGGCTGGTATCACCGAGCAACGCGCCGCACTTTGTCAGGCTGCCGGTCAGGCTTTCTACAATACCTCGAAGTTTACACTTCGCGATCTGCAATCCCGTGGCAGCCAGCAGCAGCTCAAGGCCGACTTTGAAGCCTATCTCGACGGCTTCTCTCCCAACGTTCAGGACATCCTTGAAAACTTCAAATTCCGCAACCAGATCTCCACGCTCTCGAAGTCCGATTCCCTCGGCACGCTGATCGAAAAGTTTCTCGATCCGGATATTAATCTCAGTCCTAATCCTGTGCTGAATAACGACGGCTCGGTAAAGCAGCCAGTCATGGACAACCATTCCATGGGTACTGTTTTCGAGGAACTCGTCCGCAAATTTAACGAGGAGAACAACGAAGAAGCTGGTGAACACTGGACACCACGCGACGCGGTCAAATTGATGGCAAACCTTATCTTTCTGCCCATTGCCGACAAGATACAGTCCGGATCATACCTGTTCTACGATGGAGTGTGCGGAACTGGCGGCATGCTGACCGAGGGAGAGGAAACTTTTCAAAGCCTTGCAGTCAAACACGGCAAGCAAGTTATTACGCATCTCTATGGGCAGGAGATCAATCCTGAGACCTATGCAATATGCAAGGCTGACATGCTGCTTAAAGGTGAAGGCGAGAACGCTGACCACATTATCGGCGGCGCCGAATGGTCTACACTTTCGCACGATGCCTTTCCTGCACAGGAGTTCGACTTTATGCTCTCCAACCCGCCTTACGGCAAGAGCTGGAAAAAAGACCTCGAAGCTATGGGCGGTAAAGACGGCATGCGCGATCCGCGCTTCAAGATCACCCACGCTGACGAGCCCGACTACTCCCTCGTGACCCGCTCCAGTGACGGCCAGATGCTCTTTCTCGCAAATATGGTCAGTAAGATGAATCACCGGACCCTGCTTGGCAGTCGCATAGCAGAAGTTCACAACGGTTCCTCTCTTTTTACCGGTGACGCAGGGCAGGGTGAAAGTAACATCCGCAGATGGATCATCGAAAACGATTGGCTTGAGGCAATTGTCGCCCTGCCTCTGAACCTTTTCTACAATACCGGCATCGCAACATATATATGGGTGCTCACGAACCGGAAGCCTGAACATCGTAAAGGCAAGGTGCAGCTTATAGATGCTACTCAGTGGTTTAAGCCTTTGAGAAAGAATCTCGGTAAGAAGAACTGCGAGCTTTCAGAGGAAGACATAAAACGCATCTGCGATACCTATCTTACCTTTGAGGAAACAGAGCAGTCGAAGCTATTCCCCAACGAGCACTTCGGCTATTGGAAAGTTGTTGTGGAGCGTCCGTTGCGCCTGCACAGCCAGCTTACAGTTAAAGCCATCGAATCGCTGCGTTTTGCTTCCGGGGACGAAGAGATCCGCTCTCAGCTTTATGACGAGTTCGGCGATGCACTGTTTGAGGACTTTGCCAGAGTAGAGGAAGCCTTGTCGAAACGGCTGGCGGACTGGGGCGCGGGCGATGAAGAGGACGATGCTGAAGATGGCGCGACTATGACGAAGGGAATTCCGGAAAAGAAAAAGAAGAGACTCATCGATGCAAAGACATGGGAGCGTGATGCCCGGCTGGTGCAGATTGCTACAGACCTGAGGCAGGAGCTTGGCGGTGATCTTTTCGAAGATCATAATGTTTTTCGCAAGGTTGTTGAAACGGCGCTTAAGAATCGTGGGCAAAAAGTCTCTGCAAGTGATTTGAAGATTATCCTCCGTGCCGTAAGTTGGAGAGTTGAAGCTGCACCTCCGGTCATTACCAAGGTGCACAAACCCGGCAAAATTAAAGCCAATCCCTTACACGGCCGATATGAGTCAAAATCAGACGGCAAGAAATGTATTGTCGAATACGAGCCTGACAGCGACCTGCGCGACACTGAGCAGATACCGCTCATTGAGCCTGGCGGCATCGAAGCATTCATTCGCCGCGAAGTGTTGCCATACACGCCCGATGCATGGATAAAGGAAGACGCCACAAAGATCGGTTATGAAATCAGCTTTGCCCGCCACTTTTACAAGCCCCAGCCTTTAAGAACGCTGGATGAAATCCGAGCCGATATTCTCGCCGTGGAACAAGAAGCCGAAGGACTGCTTGATGAACTTCTAAAGGGAGCGACGAAATGA
- a CDS encoding universal stress protein, producing the protein MTDACPITGLKNILIATDGSLHSEKALHEAINLAKSCGTKLHVMSVVEVNEEYEALAPQVVEKADEEAKMFLDAAQKCAEREKVDVSIIVHRGEDPAHFIVEEAEKLKADMIVMGKHGRRKGLKKLFVGSVTAKVISHAHCKILVVPS; encoded by the coding sequence ATGACAGATGCATGTCCCATAACCGGACTCAAGAATATTCTGATCGCAACCGACGGGTCGCTCCATAGCGAAAAGGCATTGCATGAGGCGATCAATCTTGCCAAGTCTTGCGGCACAAAACTGCATGTCATGTCAGTGGTCGAGGTGAACGAAGAATATGAGGCGCTTGCGCCCCAGGTCGTAGAAAAGGCTGACGAGGAAGCAAAGATGTTCCTCGACGCAGCGCAGAAATGCGCCGAGCGCGAGAAGGTCGATGTCAGCATCATAGTACACCGGGGAGAGGACCCCGCTCATTTTATTGTCGAAGAGGCAGAGAAGCTGAAGGCCGATATGATCGTAATGGGCAAGCACGGCAGAAGAAAAGGTCTGAAAAAACTTTTTGTGGGAAGTGTCACCGCCAAGGTTATCTCTCATGCGCATTGCAAGATACTGGTCGTGCCGAGCTGA
- a CDS encoding sulfite exporter TauE/SafE family protein — MVKQNVKTVLLLLVITGFLVLAGSVMASTEPVAAAPAAVQSSMPWWGWPLLLFVVTFVLGIVAVLGGVGGGVLFVPIIGGFFPFHIDFVRGAGLLVALAGALAAGPGLLKKGMADLRLALPVALIASSCAIVGAMIGLALPAKVVNIALGGTILGIVAIMLMAKKSEYPDVQKPDNLSTALRISGVYYEPSLGENINWQIHRTPQGLATFIIIGVMAGMFGLGAGWANVPVLNLMMGAPLKVSVATSKFLLSITDTSAAWIYVNNGAVLPMMVVPSIIGIMLGSIVGVRILAKTKPAAIRYMVIGLLSFAGLRALLKGLEIWN, encoded by the coding sequence ATGGTAAAGCAAAACGTAAAAACAGTGCTGTTACTGCTGGTTATTACAGGCTTTCTTGTATTGGCCGGCTCTGTAATGGCATCGACCGAACCGGTGGCAGCAGCACCGGCGGCAGTTCAGTCATCCATGCCGTGGTGGGGGTGGCCACTGCTTCTGTTCGTCGTAACATTTGTTCTGGGTATCGTGGCTGTATTAGGGGGCGTCGGCGGCGGCGTGCTCTTTGTTCCGATCATAGGAGGCTTTTTCCCGTTCCATATCGACTTTGTCAGAGGAGCAGGCCTTCTGGTTGCCCTTGCCGGTGCACTTGCCGCAGGCCCCGGTCTTCTGAAAAAAGGCATGGCTGATCTCAGACTCGCCCTGCCTGTTGCGCTGATCGCATCGTCCTGCGCCATAGTCGGCGCCATGATCGGCCTTGCACTGCCGGCGAAAGTGGTGAATATCGCTCTCGGCGGCACGATCCTCGGTATTGTGGCTATCATGCTCATGGCAAAGAAGTCAGAATATCCTGATGTACAGAAGCCGGACAACCTTTCAACAGCTCTCAGGATCAGCGGCGTCTATTACGAACCTTCATTAGGCGAAAACATCAACTGGCAGATCCACAGGACACCTCAGGGGCTTGCAACCTTCATTATCATCGGCGTGATGGCAGGCATGTTCGGTCTCGGTGCAGGCTGGGCCAATGTGCCGGTACTTAACCTTATGATGGGAGCACCTCTGAAGGTCTCGGTTGCAACGAGCAAATTTCTGCTTTCGATCACCGACACCTCTGCTGCCTGGATCTATGTCAACAACGGCGCAGTGCTGCCGATGATGGTCGTCCCCTCGATCATCGGCATCATGTTAGGCTCGATCGTCGGCGTAAGGATACTGGCAAAGACAAAACCTGCAGCGATCCGGTATATGGTCATCGGTCTGCTGTCATTCGCAGGACTGAGAGCATTGCTCAAAGGTCTTGAAATCTGGAATTAG